ATATAGAGGCCTATGATGAAAATCAGCAGGACGACCGTTATGGCCCGGAACCTGAAATCCAGACGGCTGGAAACAAGGATGAAAATTCCGGCCGCGTAGGTCGCCGCGTCCAGGAAGAAGATCAGCCAAAGCCCTTCGCGAATCGCCATGACCGCGGCTGGAATCAGGGCGAAAAAAGCAATGATCAGTCCGGCCACCAGGATCACCTGGAGGATTCTGTCCCTCCAGAAGTCCTTATCCCGGCTTTCGCCCGAGAGAGGCGGTTTAAGAAATTTTTTCAGCCTTTCAATCATGCGTCTCAATAGCTTTCAATAAGGCGCTATCCCGTTTTTTTCATTTTCCCTTAACGCGGGGCTTTTTTCTTTTTTTATGCGGCGTGCAAGGGTTCTCCACTCTTTCCCGCAAAAACTTTTCAATCCGCAAGTTCATGAGTTCGGGCTGCTCCACCAGGGCTGCGTGGCTGCCGCGGGGAATGACCAGCAACTCGGAATTGGGGATCATGCCGTGCATGTCCTTTGATATTTCCAGGGGGGTGAACAGGTCGTCCTCCCCGGCGATGACCAGGACCGGAACCTTTATTTCCGGCAGGATCGCCCTGGCCGAATGCTCCTGCATGTGTTTGGCCATGGCCATAAAGGCCCTGAGGTCCAGGGTTTTCAGGTGATCCAGATACAGGTGCAGGTCTTTTTTCCTGATGTGCTGAAAATTGACCAGCCCGGTCAGCCTGGCGCCGGGCCAGGCCACGTAATCGGAAAACAACACCTTCAGCCCGGTGCGGACGGCTTTTTGCGCGGCGCCGGGAAAAAGAAACATGGGATAAAACCCGAACGCGAACAAATACTTGAATATATCCGTTCCCAAAAAGGTGTCCAAAGGGCGGCCGTAAGCCCCCAGCACGGGAATCAGGGCTGCGCAGCGATCCGGATTTTGCCGGTAGAACTCCAGGATGGTCTGCACGCCCATGCTGTGCCCAAGCAGGACCGCCTTGTCCGCTTTTGCGTCGTCCAGGACCGCCAGCAGGTCCCGGGCGTTGGTTTCCATGGTCAGGCCGTCATAATCCGGCCCGGGCCCCGACTTTCCGTGAAAGCGGTAGTCCCAGACAATCACCCGATGGGATTTGGAAAAATACTTGACCAGGTAATTCCAAAAAAACGTGGAAACCCCTATGCCGTTGCAGGCGCACATGACCGGGCCTTCGCCCTCGGTCCGGTAATGAATCCGCGTTCCATCAAAACTTTTAACTGTCCTGCTCACCGCCATAATAAGATATAGCCCCCCTCTCCTGCTCCGTGGCCGTCACGCTTTGCAAAAGCTCTACAATCTCGCTTTCCCGCAGGTTTTCGTTCCGGATAATCAGGTCGTAATCCAAGGCCGGACCTGAGCTGATCCGGTGCACTTTTTCTATCAGGGCGTCGTCTGCAGGCATGTGAACGCCTGCGTCCCTGGATCGGATCCTTGTTAAGCATACCTTTGCGGACGCACTGACGGCAATCAATTTTATGTCAAATTGCAGCCGCAAGGATTCCAGCAATTCAAAGAACAGCGGCGAAGCCCCTGTACTTTCAAAGGCCAGTGCATATTTGGTTTTCAATAATCGCTCAATGGTTTTTGCGGTTTCCACAAACCCCGCTTTGTAGACGTCTTGGGTTTCCAGCCCCTGTTTTTGGAATTGCAGGAAGATGTCTTCGGTTAATAAAAAGGGGATTCCCAGGCGGGATTCCATGAGGCGCCCTATATGGGACTTGCCGCTGCCTTTAGGTCCGAGGAGGATGTAAACTGTCTTCATGGGCCGTCTTCGCGCCCCGGCCCGGCCGGGCGGGGTCAGGGATTGAGGATTTTTTCCAGTTGGGAAAGGTTTGCACGCTTGCCCACGGCGATGACCGTGTCTCCCGGGGTGATGATGGCGGAGAACTCCGGGTTGAAGGACATGGCGCCGTCCGACTTTTTTATGGCGATGATGATGAGGTTCAAATCCTTGCGGATATTGGATTCAAACAAGGCCACGCCGGCCAGTTTGGAGTCTTCCGCGACGGGGATTTCCTCCATGTTGATGTCGTCCTGGGTGGTGCATGAGGCCAGTTCCAGAAAGTCCGTAACGTTGGGATGCAAAATGCCTTCGGCCATGCGCTTGGCGCCAATGTCGTGGGGAGAGACGACCTTGGTGGAGCCGGCCGCCATCAGCTTGGGGATGGAGGACTGGACATTGGCCCGGGCCATGATAAACAGGTCGGGATTCAACTGCCGGGCGGTAAGCACCACAAACACGTTCTGGGCGTCGCTGCCCAAAGCCGCCACCAGGCCCTTGGCCTGCTTGATTCCAGCCTGGATCAGGGTTTCCTCGTTGGTGGCGTCAGCCAGCAGGTAAAGAATCCCTTCCTTATTCAGGCTCTCAAGGTGTTTTTCCTCCTGCTCCACGACCACGATCTGCTTTCTTCCGTGGATCAGGTCTTTGCATAGGACGCTGCCTATGCGGCCGTATCCGCAAACCACGTAGTGATTTTTCAGCTTTTTGATCTGATTTTCCAATTTCCTTCTCCCCAAGATCTCCCGCAGGCGCCCTTCCACCATGAACTGGGCGAGAAACGCCACGGCGTACATAAAAAGCCCCACCCCGAAAAAAATAAAGATGATGACGAAAAACCGGCCGTTTTCGTCCAGGTCGCCGACTTCTTTATAGCCTACGGTGGAAATGGTGATGATGGTCATGTACAGAGCGTCCAAAAAGGACCAGCCCTCTATAATCATAAAGCCCACGGAGCCGCCCAGGATGACGAGGACGGTCATGAGTATGAGGGTTCTGAAATGCCTGGCCTGTTCCATACGTTAATGCGGCCTCCCGGTTTGGCAGTATGCAAAGGGGGGCAAACGGCGCAATACGCCTTTGAATCCCCATAAGGTATCCCGATAATGTTACCAGGAGAACCGGGGAAAAAGCAATACTTGTTGAAGGGAGTTTAGGTTATTAGGTGGGTTATTTATCAGGTACAGCAAAGGGGGCTGGTCCTTGGTTGGCCCTTGGCGAGGCGTCAAACAGCTTTCAAAGCCAACCAATGACTTGCCCCCTATCCAAAATACGGGGATGCAACGGTCTATCCGTTTTTGCCGGAATCCCGCTTTTGGCTTTGCATGGCCGCTTTGATGTATTTTTCCTTGACGGCCATTTTTTTCATGCCCAAAAGCGTGCCCTCCGGAATGGTTTTGGTAAAGGCGTTCACCGCGGATACGGGAATGGTCCCGGCCGGGTCCGCAATCACGCGATAGCGCACCTCGGTTTTGTCCTTGTCTATGGCGGCCATATATATCCGGCCCTGGAACGTCCTCATGGGAATCCGCTTGTCACGACCCACCCCTGCGGCATCCGGGTCCATTTGAAGCAGAATCTCCATAATCCCTTTGTCCCGGTCCTTGGTGGTGATCGCGTTGAAAACCATGTCCCGGTCCGAACAGGGCCAGGGCAAAGCCTGGATATAATAGATCATGAGGCTCCCGTCGTCCAATGTCTCCACAAGCTCCGATCCATTGCATTTGGCCATCCACTGGGAATAATTAGCTACATCCAGCAGAACTGCATCCAACAGGTCCACGCTGGCGGATATCTCTATAACCGCTTCGAATTCCAAAAAATCCGTACCCTCCACCTGGCGGGAGAAGGTTTGCACCCCGTCCTCATCCCTGACCAACTGCCAGGCCCCGTCTTCCGCGAAAACAGGGGAGAGAAATGCGCAAATGATAACCATCAAAGCTGAAAATGTGCAGACATGTTTCATAGTCGGGGCCTCATGTTCTTTTTGATTTTGTTTGGAAGGCGCGCCGTCCAAGGCTGCGGCGCTGTATTGACGATGAATATAAATTAGCGCGGCGCGGCGGGAAAATCAAGGATTTTTGACGCAATGCGGCATTTATTTTGACGTCCGGTAAATTTTATCAAAAAAACCTGGGGAAGCCCCTGGCCCTTTGTGCATTCAAGCCTTTAAAAATTGAGCCCCGCCGGGAATTGGAGTTGACCGGAACCGGCAGGAATGATAATGGATGCGTTGATTTTGCAGGCCCCATTTAAGGAGGGATGGCCGAGTGGTTTAAGGCGGCGGTCTTGAAAACCGTTGGGTGAAAGCCCCGTGGGTTCGAATCCTACTCCCTCCGCCACACTTTTCATGCAAGTCAAGATACTCCAACCCCAGGCAGCGACGTTGGCGACGGCAGATTATGAGTGATAATCCCAGCTATCAACCGCCCTATGTCATTACCCCGGCCATAATCAGCCTGATTGCCGAAATCAGTGAAGCAGTAGGACGTCTGACTGCTCTGAACGGCTCCTCCAGTGACTTGAAACTGAGAAAATTAAACCAGGTGAAAACGATCCAGGGCTCCCTTGCTATTGAAGGCAACACTCTGAACGAAGAACAGGTATCCGCTATTTTTGAAGGGAAAAGGGTGCTGGCGCCGCCAAAGGACATCCTGGAAGTGAAAAACGCCTTGGCCGCGTATGAAAGCCTTGGCGCTTGGAGCCCAAGCAAGGAACGGGACCTCCTGGAAGCCCACAGGATGCTTATGGCAGGACTTGTAGATAATCCGGGCGTTTATCGCAGTAAAGGAGTGGGGGTTGTTTCCGGGGATAAGTTGGTTCATATGGCGCCTCCGGGAGGACGCGTTCCCATCCTTATGCGAAATCTCCTGCTCTGGCTCCAAAATTCGGAGGAGCATCCCCTTGTGGCGGGCTCGGTGTTTCATTATGAATTTGAATTTATCCATCCTTTTGAGGACGGCAACGGACGTCTGGGACGGTTATGGCAAACCCTGATTCTTAACCGCTGGAATGACTTGTTTCTGGACATCCCGGTGGAAAGCCTGATCTATAATCATCAGCAGGAGTATTTCACCGCCCTCCAGGAAAGCACAAACCAAACTGATTCCGGTCCGTTCATTTGCTTTATGCTTAAGATGATCCAAAAGGCCGTTGCGTCCGCCGCCCCCCAGGTCACCCCCCAGGTCGCCCCCCAAGTCGCCCCCCAAGTCGGGCGACTGCTGCGGATCATGCAGGGCGCCATGACAAGGGAGGAGTTACAGCAGGCTTTGGGGCTTTCTGACCGAAAATCTTTCCGTGAGAGATATTTGAAGCCCGCCCTGGAAGCCGGGCTTATTAAAATGACCATCCCGGACAAGCCAAGCAGCCGGAATCAAAGGTATCGCTTAACTCATAAAGGCGAAATCACCCTAACAGCGATGTAATACCCAATTGCTATCATTCGAGTAGTTTTTATATTCATTCTCCAGGCTCCCAAGATTTAATTTGCCAGGATGTAAGAAGACGCTGGGTCCCCGTTTCCGGGAGTGCGTCATGATGATTGCAAAAAAAAAGCAATCATCCCGCCGCCCCCCTACACGGGGATGACGGATAAAATCGGCTTCAGCAGCAAAAATGGTCTTGGAGGCGCTTAGACCATAACCGGGGAGAAGGAAACTACATCCGAGCTTTCCTTTACCATATCAGCACGTCATCCCGGCAAGGGGCGATCCGTTTTTCAGGATCGGCCCGCAAGCCGGGACCCAGCGTCATTTTGGGTTTACCCGCGAATCCAATACGTGTTTGAAAGCAGTTTGGCATTCAGGCCCAAATCGGAGCAACCCATCCTCTTGTTAATCCCGTTTAATTTTTATAATTTTCTCCTGTTTTCATATTTTCAAGAAAAACCTCTGTGTGGTAATCTCAAATAAAATACCATTTGAATAGCATCACGAGGATGCGTCATGAAACCGAGCCTTCGTACGAGCCTGTTACAAAGCAGCGACGTCCTGGCCCGCTACGGGGGAGAGGAATTCTGCATTATGCTGCCGGAAACGCCCCTGGACAAAGCCACGGTCCTTGCCGAGCGGCTTCGCACCGCCATGGCGGAGCTGAGGATCGACCACCCCACGGAGCCGGTGGCTTTTACGGTCAGCATTGGGGCGGCCTCATGGAATAATGACGCAGACGCGGTGGACCAAGTATTAAAACAGGCTGATGAGGCCCCATACACGGCAAAGAATCAGGGAAGGAATCAAACTGTAGCGTGGAGGGATAACCCCGTGGTCATTTAGTATAATCGAGATTGAGCCCATACTTTTTTATTGCGGCTTGTATGAAGCCATGCAATATATATGATATAATTTGAGATATGACCGATTAATTGGAGTTTGAGAAGCGACGGAGAAAATCATGGAAATATTTTTTGTGTTTGTATGGGGCCTGATTATAGGCGCCGCCGGAATATACGCCGTGGTCCGTCCCCAAAAAACCGCTGAGAAAATCAAAAATTTTTATTCCAAATATCCGCTTATTCATTACGCAGGAGACAGGCAGTTGACGGCAAGACCGGGTTATGTAAAGGCCATCGGCGGCGTGTTTATTGCCATGAGCGTGTTTTTTATTGTCGTCTTGTTTACTAAGGGGTTACCATAGTCTTCGTCTCCGGGTTGATTGACTCTCCGTCCCTGAAGGGCGGACAAGGAGAAGCAGCAGTCACTACCTTTTTTCAAAATGGAATCCCGATATTCAAACGAATGGGTGTTCCATCCAAAACCACAAAAAAACAGGAATTCAAGCGACGCCATTCGCCCGCCGGCCTTGCTGAATGTTGAATGTTTTTCCAGGGCGCACCTTGTGTTGCTAAAGCAACCCAGGCAGCAAACTACGCTGCCTGGGCTACCCCAAAAAGATGCACCCCGGGTTGCATTTTGCCTGATCGCCTCTTCTTCGCTTAGGATGCGCACAGCGCATCCCGGCAGGCACGGGGGCCTGCAACTACACTTCATAAAAGGCGGCATCCATAATTCCGGACGCGCTGAAAATGCATTGCAGCTTCGCCCCTTGGGGCGCCTTTTTGAAGCGCCCGGAGCGCGCTTCCCAGTAGGGCAAGCCCTGAAGATTGCCTTTGTATGCATAGAAGGGTGAATGCGATGTTCGGCCGCAGGATTTTCCTGTCCTGGGCAGGTTCTATACCTCATTAAAAAATTGTTTCTTTCCTTTTCAGGATTTTTCAAATGAGGCGGATTGACGACGCGGCCAGCCGCGCGACAGCGGCTGGCGGCCGTACTTGGGGCAGGGTTCGGGATATTGATGGTTAAAAGGATATTGATGGTATAAAAACGGAGGGGTCATCTCCGTTGCAGGCGATATTGGGCGACCATGTACTCCTTGCCTTGGCCGTAGCCCCACAGGCTTTCGCAGGCTACGAAAAAATTCCTCCATCTTTGATGCCAGAGCTTGCCCCGATCCTTTCCGTAGACATTGTCCATGATGCCCATGATTTCGGATTTTTTAGCGCGCATGTTGGCGCCCCAGGCTTGGGCCGTCTTTTGGTAATGGCGCCCGGACAGGGTCCAATGTTCGTTCAGGACCAAATCGTCCTGAAAATAAAGGAGCAGGTCATCCGAGGGCATGATGCTGCGTTGGAAAAAATGCCGGGCGATCCAGTTTTTCGGCCCCGGGCTTTCAAATGCATAGGCGTAATTTCTATGGCAGAACATCTGCAGGAACAAGCGTCCGTCGGGGCCGAGCCATTGGGATATGCGGCTTAACATGGCCCGCCAGTTGCGCAGGTGATTAAACAATTCCACGGAGATAATGCGGTCGAAAGTTCCTCTTGGCGCAAAATTCTGCATATCCACGGTGACCGGATGGAGGTTGGTCAGCTTCAAGGCTTGGGCGCGGGCTTTGATGTATTCCTTTTGCGGACAGGAAGTGGTCACGGCAATGATGTCGCATTCGGGGTACATACGGGCGATCCACAAACTAAGGCCTCCCCAGCCGCACCCCAGATCCAGGATGCGCTGACCGTTCTGAATGTCAGCCCGTTTGGTTATTAATTCGATCATAGACCTTTCCGCTGCATCCAGGGAGTTCGCTTCGTCGGAAAAATGGCAGCAGGAAAACAGCATGGAAGAACCGAGCACCTTTTGGTAAAAATCGATGGGGACCTGAAAAGGATGTCCGTTGCCTTTGGGCAAAGGCATGACAATGGGGGACCGGTCCATGGCGCGGATGAGCGACATCTTGTTTCTCTGCAGGGAATGGACGTCTCCCCTGGCTTCATGGGTAAGGCGTTTTCTTTCCGTAATCCGCATTCCCTGAGTGAGGGCTGCTCCGGGGACGAAACCGCTTTCTGCAAGCTGGGTTGATAAACTCATAGCAACATCCTTTCGGGTGGGATGAGCCTGGAAATCATGCGTTGCATTCTTTCCGGCTCCCATACTTTCATCCTGACCAGCCGCACCCCAGGCCATGTTCAAGACAGTCAGAGTATGACATAGGCGCCAAGCCTTTCGCTCCTGCAGCCGGTAACGCCGCATTCCCGCCGCCTGTTCTTTTAGGAGTCGAGCCAACCAGGGCGGCGGTTGCG
Above is a genomic segment from Desulfatibacillum aliphaticivorans DSM 15576 containing:
- a CDS encoding alpha/beta fold hydrolase, whose translation is MAVSRTVKSFDGTRIHYRTEGEGPVMCACNGIGVSTFFWNYLVKYFSKSHRVIVWDYRFHGKSGPGPDYDGLTMETNARDLLAVLDDAKADKAVLLGHSMGVQTILEFYRQNPDRCAALIPVLGAYGRPLDTFLGTDIFKYLFAFGFYPMFLFPGAAQKAVRTGLKVLFSDYVAWPGARLTGLVNFQHIRKKDLHLYLDHLKTLDLRAFMAMAKHMQEHSARAILPEIKVPVLVIAGEDDLFTPLEISKDMHGMIPNSELLVIPRGSHAALVEQPELMNLRIEKFLRERVENPCTPHKKRKKPRVKGK
- a CDS encoding potassium channel family protein codes for the protein MEQARHFRTLILMTVLVILGGSVGFMIIEGWSFLDALYMTIITISTVGYKEVGDLDENGRFFVIIFIFFGVGLFMYAVAFLAQFMVEGRLREILGRRKLENQIKKLKNHYVVCGYGRIGSVLCKDLIHGRKQIVVVEQEEKHLESLNKEGILYLLADATNEETLIQAGIKQAKGLVAALGSDAQNVFVVLTARQLNPDLFIMARANVQSSIPKLMAAGSTKVVSPHDIGAKRMAEGILHPNVTDFLELASCTTQDDINMEEIPVAEDSKLAGVALFESNIRKDLNLIIIAIKKSDGAMSFNPEFSAIITPGDTVIAVGKRANLSQLEKILNP
- a CDS encoding START domain-containing protein, translated to MKHVCTFSALMVIICAFLSPVFAEDGAWQLVRDEDGVQTFSRQVEGTDFLEFEAVIEISASVDLLDAVLLDVANYSQWMAKCNGSELVETLDDGSLMIYYIQALPWPCSDRDMVFNAITTKDRDKGIMEILLQMDPDAAGVGRDKRIPMRTFQGRIYMAAIDKDKTEVRYRVIADPAGTIPVSAVNAFTKTIPEGTLLGMKKMAVKEKYIKAAMQSQKRDSGKNG
- a CDS encoding Fic family protein — translated: MSDNPSYQPPYVITPAIISLIAEISEAVGRLTALNGSSSDLKLRKLNQVKTIQGSLAIEGNTLNEEQVSAIFEGKRVLAPPKDILEVKNALAAYESLGAWSPSKERDLLEAHRMLMAGLVDNPGVYRSKGVGVVSGDKLVHMAPPGGRVPILMRNLLLWLQNSEEHPLVAGSVFHYEFEFIHPFEDGNGRLGRLWQTLILNRWNDLFLDIPVESLIYNHQQEYFTALQESTNQTDSGPFICFMLKMIQKAVASAAPQVTPQVAPQVAPQVGRLLRIMQGAMTREELQQALGLSDRKSFRERYLKPALEAGLIKMTIPDKPSSRNQRYRLTHKGEITLTAM
- a CDS encoding GGDEF domain-containing protein codes for the protein MKPSLRTSLLQSSDVLARYGGEEFCIMLPETPLDKATVLAERLRTAMAELRIDHPTEPVAFTVSIGAASWNNDADAVDQVLKQADEAPYTAKNQGRNQTVAWRDNPVVI
- a CDS encoding SAM-dependent methyltransferase — translated: MSLSTQLAESGFVPGAALTQGMRITERKRLTHEARGDVHSLQRNKMSLIRAMDRSPIVMPLPKGNGHPFQVPIDFYQKVLGSSMLFSCCHFSDEANSLDAAERSMIELITKRADIQNGQRILDLGCGWGGLSLWIARMYPECDIIAVTTSCPQKEYIKARAQALKLTNLHPVTVDMQNFAPRGTFDRIISVELFNHLRNWRAMLSRISQWLGPDGRLFLQMFCHRNYAYAFESPGPKNWIARHFFQRSIMPSDDLLLYFQDDLVLNEHWTLSGRHYQKTAQAWGANMRAKKSEIMGIMDNVYGKDRGKLWHQRWRNFFVACESLWGYGQGKEYMVAQYRLQRR